A DNA window from Halomicrobium mukohataei DSM 12286 contains the following coding sequences:
- a CDS encoding glycosyltransferase, producing MARVLIAPADTSLSNLRYGKSYNVLNNMTADDVWIDALVGKEETTVEAENVTVRELGTQNRLQYYGRSFRTAAREIRAGSVDIYHHMNLSYRWFNPVLLAGIAADTPTVLGPCQTGHAIMAEEFNNMLSQAIGYELPLPVSNAVYYPMNAVRDVTIDPARMSLFRRTLEAADRITVVHEEAREAYARYVDESKIDVIPLGVDVELFEFTERQDTETLVAIGRLERRKGYDVLLDALATVVEAVPNVHLDVFGEGPEEQALREQAARLGVADNVTFHGYVDQSVVRDHLARARAFVHPSRSESFSLVRLEAMAVGCPVVVTDTSGAHEMVRDGNEGFVVPTEAAEPIADALLELLSDFELARAMGARARERVERKYDWRAIGQQYVDLYRSLL from the coding sequence ATGGCGCGCGTCCTCATCGCCCCGGCGGACACCAGTCTCTCGAATCTGCGGTACGGCAAGAGCTACAACGTGTTGAACAACATGACCGCAGACGACGTGTGGATCGACGCGCTGGTCGGGAAAGAGGAGACGACGGTCGAAGCCGAGAACGTCACCGTTCGGGAGCTGGGGACGCAAAACAGACTGCAGTACTACGGCCGGTCGTTCCGGACGGCCGCCCGCGAGATCCGGGCCGGATCTGTCGACATCTACCACCACATGAACCTGAGCTACCGGTGGTTCAACCCCGTGTTGCTCGCCGGGATCGCCGCCGACACACCGACCGTCCTCGGCCCGTGCCAGACCGGGCACGCGATCATGGCCGAAGAGTTCAACAACATGCTCTCACAGGCGATCGGCTACGAGCTCCCGCTGCCGGTCAGTAACGCGGTCTACTACCCGATGAACGCCGTCCGCGACGTGACGATCGACCCCGCCCGGATGTCGCTGTTCCGGCGGACCCTCGAAGCCGCCGACCGGATCACCGTCGTCCACGAGGAGGCGCGCGAAGCGTACGCGCGATACGTGGACGAGTCGAAGATCGACGTGATCCCCCTCGGCGTCGACGTGGAGCTGTTCGAGTTCACGGAGCGCCAGGACACGGAGACGCTGGTCGCGATCGGACGACTGGAACGGCGAAAAGGGTACGACGTACTCCTCGACGCGCTCGCGACCGTCGTCGAAGCCGTCCCGAACGTCCATCTCGACGTGTTCGGCGAGGGGCCCGAAGAGCAGGCGCTTCGCGAACAGGCGGCCCGCCTCGGCGTCGCGGACAACGTCACCTTCCACGGGTACGTCGACCAGTCGGTGGTTCGGGACCACCTCGCGCGGGCCAGAGCGTTCGTCCACCCGTCGCGTTCCGAGAGCTTCTCGCTGGTCCGACTGGAAGCGATGGCGGTCGGCTGTCCGGTCGTCGTCACCGACACCTCCGGCGCACACGAGATGGTCCGAGACGGTAACGAGGGGTTCGTCGTCCCGACGGAGGCGGCCGAGCCGATCGCCGACGCGCTGCTGGAACTGCTCTCTGACTTCGAGCTGGCGCGGGCGATGGGAGCGCGCGCTCGCGAACGCGTCGAACGGAAGTACGACTGGCGAGCGATCGGACAGCAGTACGTCGACCTGTACAGATCGCTCCTGTAG
- a CDS encoding glycosyltransferase family 4 protein, translating into MNVAITVKEFPPDIIGGTETQTRRMARALSGAGHDVTVYTKAYGRETEVDEPYEIVRVPNCRRSSFLSTLTYLLALTALLVRDRNEIDVLQCMMIYPNGFVGTVVHYLTGVPYFAWIRGGDYYFMKDNPVKRWLIRTVLWDTTVLVQSEAVRADVTAEFDPTDVRVLGNGVDVPAGTASGDEIVFVGRLEEQKGVAVLLRALAGTEAASAVTVVGDGSRRSELEALADELGVDATFVGEVAPEAVGEYLERGRLFVLPSVRGEGLPNAVLEAMAAGLPVVATDTGGVADAIVDGETGYVVDPGDEQRLRDRIETIYADEQRAREMGERAREYVIETYSWDAIVGRLEALYAECTDR; encoded by the coding sequence ATGAACGTCGCAATAACTGTCAAGGAGTTTCCCCCCGACATCATCGGCGGGACCGAGACCCAGACGCGCCGAATGGCCCGCGCGCTCTCCGGGGCCGGACACGACGTGACCGTCTACACGAAGGCCTACGGCCGCGAGACGGAGGTCGACGAGCCCTACGAGATCGTCCGGGTCCCCAACTGCCGGCGGTCGTCGTTTCTGAGTACGCTGACGTACCTGCTCGCACTGACTGCGTTGCTCGTCCGGGACCGGAACGAGATCGACGTGTTGCAGTGCATGATGATCTACCCCAACGGCTTCGTCGGGACGGTCGTCCACTATCTGACGGGAGTCCCCTACTTCGCGTGGATCCGGGGCGGGGACTACTACTTCATGAAGGACAATCCGGTCAAGCGGTGGCTGATACGGACCGTGCTGTGGGACACGACCGTCCTGGTCCAGTCGGAGGCGGTGAGAGCGGACGTGACCGCGGAGTTCGATCCGACGGACGTTCGCGTCCTCGGCAACGGCGTCGACGTGCCGGCGGGGACGGCGTCTGGCGACGAGATCGTGTTCGTCGGGCGGCTGGAAGAACAGAAGGGCGTGGCCGTCCTGCTCCGCGCACTGGCCGGGACTGAGGCGGCCTCCGCAGTCACCGTCGTCGGGGACGGCTCCCGGCGATCGGAGCTGGAGGCGCTGGCCGACGAGCTGGGCGTCGACGCGACGTTCGTCGGCGAGGTCGCCCCCGAGGCCGTCGGGGAGTATCTGGAGCGTGGCAGGCTCTTCGTGTTGCCGTCGGTCCGCGGCGAAGGGCTCCCCAACGCCGTGCTGGAGGCGATGGCGGCCGGTCTCCCGGTCGTCGCCACGGATACCGGCGGCGTCGCAGACGCGATCGTGGACGGAGAGACGGGCTACGTCGTCGATCCGGGCGACGAGCAACGGCTGCGTGACCGTATCGAGACGATCTACGCCGACGAGCAGCGAGCCCGCGAGATGGGCGAGCGGGCCCGCGAGTACGTGATCGAGACCTACTCGTGGGACGCGATCGTCGGACGCCTCGAAGCGCTGTACGCGGAGTGTACCGACCGCTGA
- a CDS encoding oligosaccharide flippase family protein, protein MRIGQTSFVTFVSKFLASGAGFVGTIVFARLLGADVLGRYYLLLSIVAWLALAGTLGFESAIAKRLSEGEDRGAYKVAGGLCMAALTGSIVVLLFLGEGLVEQLFDIRRVEFVAVLLLVGVASSYVDSMLNGVHLVHVASSLRPVRQIVRTALQVGGILLSFGLAALVYGYAAGSLVVVVVGLYFVGRPYRLPTRAHFESLYEYARYAWLGRIRGKTFNQADVLVLGVFVSDELVGVYAITWSLANFLIIFSNAISSALFPELSKLSAEDSFERVSSLVEDSFAYAGLFTIPGLVGGVLLSDRLLQIYGSEFLKGTEVLWLLIVAVLVYGYQSQIVNALSGIDRPGEAFKVNAVLVVSNVVLNFALIWQYRIRGAAVATATSVVLSFVVGYFVLRSHVSVSLPVKRIGTQVVAAAGMGVVVATVERVARPVFPLVDPTATAALLVVVGALAYFALLWALSGEFRTVVRENAPAIGL, encoded by the coding sequence ATGCGCATCGGCCAGACCTCGTTCGTCACGTTCGTCTCCAAGTTTCTCGCTTCTGGCGCGGGGTTCGTCGGGACCATCGTGTTCGCCCGGCTGCTGGGCGCGGACGTGCTGGGTCGGTACTACCTGTTGCTCTCGATCGTCGCGTGGCTGGCCCTCGCCGGGACGCTGGGCTTCGAGAGCGCGATCGCCAAACGGCTGAGCGAAGGCGAGGATCGGGGTGCCTACAAGGTCGCTGGCGGGCTCTGTATGGCCGCGCTGACGGGCTCGATCGTCGTCCTCCTCTTCCTCGGCGAGGGGCTGGTCGAGCAGTTGTTCGACATCCGTCGGGTCGAGTTCGTCGCGGTCTTGCTGCTCGTCGGCGTGGCGAGTTCGTACGTCGACTCGATGCTGAACGGCGTCCATCTGGTCCACGTCGCGTCGTCGCTGCGGCCGGTCCGACAGATCGTCCGGACCGCTCTGCAGGTCGGCGGTATCCTGCTGTCGTTCGGGCTGGCCGCGCTCGTCTACGGCTACGCGGCCGGGAGCCTCGTCGTCGTCGTCGTCGGGCTGTACTTCGTCGGCCGTCCGTACCGACTGCCGACGCGGGCACACTTCGAGAGCCTCTACGAGTACGCGAGGTACGCCTGGCTCGGGCGCATCCGGGGCAAGACGTTCAACCAGGCAGACGTACTGGTCCTCGGTGTCTTCGTCTCCGACGAGCTCGTGGGCGTCTACGCGATCACGTGGAGCCTCGCGAACTTCCTCATCATCTTCAGCAACGCTATCAGCTCGGCGCTGTTCCCGGAGCTGAGCAAGCTCTCGGCCGAGGACAGCTTCGAGCGGGTGTCGTCGCTGGTCGAGGACTCGTTCGCCTACGCGGGCCTGTTCACGATTCCGGGGCTGGTCGGCGGGGTCCTGTTGAGCGATCGCCTCTTGCAGATCTACGGCTCGGAGTTCCTCAAGGGGACCGAGGTGCTGTGGCTACTCATCGTCGCCGTCCTCGTCTACGGCTACCAGAGCCAGATCGTCAACGCACTCAGCGGCATCGACCGGCCCGGCGAGGCGTTCAAGGTCAACGCCGTCCTCGTCGTGTCCAACGTCGTCCTCAACTTCGCGCTGATCTGGCAGTACCGTATCCGCGGAGCGGCGGTCGCGACCGCGACGTCGGTCGTCCTGAGCTTCGTCGTCGGCTACTTCGTCCTGCGGAGCCACGTCTCGGTCTCGCTCCCGGTCAAACGGATCGGGACGCAGGTGGTCGCCGCCGCCGGGATGGGCGTCGTCGTCGCGACCGTCGAACGGGTCGCACGACCGGTCTTCCCGCTGGTCGATCCCACCGCGACGGCAGCGCTGCTGGTCGTGGTGGGCGCGCTGGCGTACTTCGCCCTTCTCTGGGCGCTCTCCGGAGAGTTCAGGACGGTCGTCCGCGAGAACGCGCCCGCGATCGGGCTCTGA
- the aglG gene encoding glucosyl-dolichyl phosphate glucuronosyltransferase, giving the protein MRVSVVICLHTMDRFDHFVEAVESVFAGTYDDVELVLVSDGSDAVCGAIEDRFGDRADVQIVCNEENRGLAVSRNRGLDAASGDVVAFTDDDVIADERWLEALVSVYEERDVPAVGGRLVPEWVADEPDYLPAEFYWLIGVMPPTFGPADDASVGGEVRNTYGGNMSFLRSVLEDLGGFEPEIGGRTGDKNLQGEETELCARLQTEYGRGMYYTPDAIVAHKIFDYRTELGWLLDRAFWQGYSKRGLEVLVPETDGTESDYLATLLFVATPRRLRGLLTEPSLAAVVQLAMLFVFTGVVGLGYLYGAVKW; this is encoded by the coding sequence ATGCGCGTCTCGGTCGTGATCTGTCTGCACACGATGGACCGCTTCGATCACTTCGTCGAGGCGGTCGAGAGCGTGTTCGCTGGGACGTACGACGACGTGGAACTCGTGTTGGTCTCGGACGGGAGCGACGCGGTCTGTGGGGCCATCGAGGACCGCTTCGGCGACCGAGCGGACGTACAGATCGTCTGCAACGAGGAGAACCGCGGGCTCGCAGTCAGTCGAAACCGCGGCCTCGACGCCGCCAGCGGGGACGTAGTCGCGTTTACCGACGACGACGTGATCGCCGACGAGCGGTGGCTCGAAGCGCTGGTCTCGGTGTACGAGGAGCGCGACGTGCCGGCGGTCGGGGGGCGACTCGTCCCGGAGTGGGTCGCCGACGAGCCCGACTATCTGCCCGCCGAGTTCTACTGGCTGATCGGCGTGATGCCACCGACGTTCGGACCGGCCGACGACGCCTCGGTCGGCGGCGAGGTACGCAACACCTACGGCGGGAACATGTCGTTCCTGCGGTCGGTCCTCGAAGACCTCGGCGGCTTCGAGCCCGAGATCGGCGGTCGGACCGGCGACAAGAACCTCCAGGGCGAAGAGACGGAGCTCTGTGCGCGACTCCAGACCGAGTACGGCCGCGGGATGTACTACACGCCCGACGCGATCGTCGCCCACAAGATCTTCGACTACCGGACGGAGCTCGGGTGGCTCCTCGATCGGGCATTCTGGCAGGGCTACTCCAAACGCGGGCTCGAAGTGCTCGTGCCGGAGACCGACGGCACGGAGTCGGACTACCTCGCCACGTTGCTGTTCGTCGCGACGCCGCGGCGGCTCCGCGGCCTCCTCACGGAGCCGTCGCTCGCGGCCGTCGTCCAGCTCGCGATGCTGTTCGTGTTCACGGGCGTCGTAGGGCTGGGCTATCTCTACGGGGCGGTGAAGTGGTGA
- a CDS encoding metal-dependent hydrolase, whose amino-acid sequence MEITWHGHSTFHVTVDNTALLVDPFFDNPKTDLEPGAVDADYVLLTHGHMDHIADVGAFPDATVVGLPEVVGYCADNYGVSETIGANLGGTVELGDAFVTLHRADHTNGMETTYESTGGGMPAGFVISDTKPTQVSDAESSTFYHAGDTGLMTEMREVIGPYLEPDVAAVPIGDHFTMGPMQAAIAVDWLDVDVALPMHYDTFPPIEVDPEEFRREVTATGSSTEVRILAGDESITVAE is encoded by the coding sequence ATGGAGATCACCTGGCACGGCCACTCGACGTTCCACGTAACGGTCGACAACACGGCACTCCTCGTCGATCCGTTCTTCGACAATCCGAAGACGGACCTGGAGCCCGGAGCGGTCGACGCCGACTACGTCCTGTTGACCCACGGTCACATGGACCACATCGCAGACGTCGGCGCGTTCCCCGACGCGACCGTGGTCGGACTGCCAGAGGTCGTCGGCTACTGTGCGGACAACTACGGCGTCTCGGAGACGATCGGCGCGAACCTCGGAGGGACCGTCGAACTCGGCGACGCGTTCGTCACCCTCCACCGCGCCGACCACACGAACGGCATGGAGACCACCTACGAGTCGACCGGCGGTGGGATGCCGGCCGGCTTCGTCATCTCCGACACCAAGCCGACGCAGGTGTCAGACGCCGAATCGTCGACGTTCTACCACGCCGGTGACACGGGACTGATGACCGAGATGCGAGAGGTGATCGGTCCGTATCTGGAGCCCGACGTGGCCGCGGTCCCCATCGGCGATCACTTCACGATGGGGCCGATGCAGGCCGCGATCGCCGTCGATTGGCTAGACGTGGACGTGGCGTTGCCGATGCACTACGACACCTTCCCGCCGATCGAAGTCGATCCCGAGGAGTTCCGGCGTGAAGTTACTGCCACCGGGAGCTCCACAGAGGTGCGGATTCTGGCCGGCGACGAGTCGATCACCGTCGCCGAGTGA
- a CDS encoding sulfatase-like hydrolase/transferase, translating to MTAPNVLLVILDSVRARNTGLHGYGDRTTPFLDSFAGEAEWYRQARAPSIHSVASHASLFSGLHVDQHGVTKHESQLDPDATVWSDLSERGYETGLFTPNVVVTESSNLAEPFDTVDGPRRDPKHRYFEDALSPTDVEGHQTNVEYLRRCVASGKPLRSAFNGLYFISSNKDAYDPEQEAGTEYVESFLQWSDERDGPWAACLNFMDAHFPYEPVREFRSAGTEELLDVHDSLSSPISKDVAASGEWWKLRAIEALYDDCIRQADDAVATLVDALRERGVLDDTLLVVTSDHGDGFGEWSRVDPRVRAAYHSWSVHEVLTHVPLLVRRPGGEDGGANDSLASLTRFPAVVEATLDGETESFAVDDRAFASTHRLERPTVMLPDACEDPERYAGPWRAVYEQDDDGVYKYGTHDSASATIRVRDAQVSYRVADDDGGVVAQSYGELEGADVSDGESDSLEDSVEDQLESLGYIR from the coding sequence ATGACTGCCCCTAACGTCCTCCTGGTGATACTGGACAGCGTCAGAGCCAGAAACACCGGTCTGCACGGGTACGGGGACCGGACGACGCCGTTTCTCGACTCGTTCGCCGGCGAGGCCGAGTGGTACCGGCAGGCACGGGCCCCGAGCATCCACAGCGTCGCCAGCCACGCAAGCCTCTTTAGCGGGCTCCACGTGGACCAGCACGGCGTCACGAAACACGAGTCGCAGCTGGATCCCGACGCCACTGTCTGGTCAGACCTGTCCGAACGGGGCTACGAGACCGGTCTGTTCACGCCCAACGTCGTCGTCACGGAGTCGTCGAACCTCGCGGAGCCGTTCGACACTGTCGACGGCCCGCGGCGGGATCCGAAACACCGTTACTTCGAGGACGCCCTCTCGCCGACGGACGTGGAGGGCCACCAGACGAACGTCGAGTACCTGCGGCGGTGTGTCGCCAGCGGCAAACCGCTCCGATCGGCGTTCAACGGCCTGTACTTCATCTCCAGCAACAAGGACGCGTACGATCCAGAGCAGGAGGCGGGCACCGAATACGTCGAGAGCTTCCTGCAATGGTCGGACGAGCGAGACGGCCCGTGGGCTGCCTGTCTGAACTTCATGGACGCCCACTTCCCGTACGAACCCGTTCGGGAATTCCGGTCGGCGGGGACGGAGGAACTGCTGGACGTACACGATTCGCTGTCGTCGCCGATCTCGAAAGACGTCGCCGCGTCCGGGGAGTGGTGGAAGCTCCGAGCGATCGAAGCCCTCTACGACGACTGTATCCGGCAGGCCGACGACGCCGTGGCGACGCTGGTCGACGCGCTGCGAGAGCGCGGTGTTCTCGACGACACGCTCCTGGTCGTCACCAGCGACCACGGCGACGGCTTCGGCGAGTGGAGCCGCGTCGACCCGCGGGTCCGTGCCGCCTACCACAGCTGGAGCGTCCACGAGGTGCTGACCCACGTGCCGCTCCTCGTGCGCCGTCCGGGCGGAGAGGACGGCGGAGCGAACGACTCGCTCGCCAGTCTCACCCGCTTCCCGGCCGTCGTCGAAGCGACGCTCGACGGCGAGACGGAGAGTTTCGCCGTCGACGACCGCGCGTTCGCCTCGACCCACCGGCTCGAACGGCCGACGGTCATGCTACCGGACGCCTGCGAGGATCCCGAGCGGTACGCCGGACCGTGGCGGGCGGTCTACGAGCAGGACGACGACGGCGTGTACAAGTACGGGACCCACGATTCGGCGTCGGCGACGATACGCGTCAGAGACGCACAGGTGTCCTACCGCGTCGCCGACGACGACGGCGGTGTCGTCGCGCAGTCGTACGGCGAGCTGGAAGGGGCCGACGTGAGCGACGGCGAGTCGGACTCGCTGGAGGACTCCGTCGAAGACCAGCTAGAGAGTCTCGGCTACATCCGGTAG
- a CDS encoding glycosyltransferase family 4 protein — protein sequence MSEDGLPGVCVVTHPLASAGENATRSLLEILAAVTTVSLVTADLPADSEIRDRHELIELTERGAGQSNVAVAAARFLLNQLRMCRALVGRDEAVVLFYGATAYLAPILFARLLGKRVLVEPRGDVPLTLRLHWEQSLPAVLARTLAGLVRALERSGFAAADGVVTYTPAMAAQLGLDPQRQRVYPNGARFVHTDRFDVETPHAERERVVGFLGRLDEEKGIRTLASVARSLPPEYTFRFVGDGGLRPWLERELAEEIADGRVEVTGWVDHDDVPRQLNDLELLVLPSDPTEGLPTTILEALACGTPVYATPVSGVPDVVRDGETGFHIADRDPATLRDGIESILRRDDLDEISARGRTLIEDEYSFAAACERYRGILRAVVDDRADRA from the coding sequence ATGTCCGAGGACGGCCTCCCCGGCGTCTGTGTCGTCACCCACCCGCTCGCGTCGGCCGGCGAGAACGCTACCCGGAGCTTGCTGGAGATCCTCGCCGCGGTGACGACGGTGTCGCTCGTCACTGCTGACCTGCCGGCCGACTCCGAGATCCGAGACCGCCACGAGCTGATCGAGCTCACGGAGCGAGGAGCCGGCCAGTCGAACGTCGCCGTCGCGGCCGCCCGATTCCTCCTGAACCAGCTCCGGATGTGCCGGGCGCTCGTCGGCAGAGACGAGGCGGTGGTGCTGTTCTACGGGGCGACCGCGTACCTCGCGCCGATCCTGTTCGCACGACTGCTGGGCAAGCGCGTCCTCGTCGAGCCACGCGGCGACGTGCCCCTGACGCTCCGATTACACTGGGAACAGTCGCTGCCGGCCGTCCTCGCGCGGACGCTCGCGGGACTGGTCCGGGCGCTGGAACGGTCGGGCTTCGCGGCCGCAGACGGCGTCGTCACGTACACGCCAGCGATGGCGGCCCAGCTCGGGCTCGACCCACAGCGCCAGCGCGTCTATCCCAACGGCGCACGGTTCGTCCACACCGACCGGTTCGACGTGGAGACGCCCCACGCAGAGCGCGAGCGAGTGGTGGGCTTTCTCGGCCGCCTCGACGAGGAGAAGGGGATCAGAACGCTCGCGAGCGTCGCACGGTCGCTCCCGCCAGAGTACACGTTCCGGTTCGTCGGTGACGGCGGACTGCGCCCCTGGCTCGAACGGGAGCTCGCCGAGGAGATCGCCGACGGGCGCGTCGAGGTGACCGGGTGGGTCGACCACGACGACGTGCCCCGACAGCTGAACGACCTCGAACTGCTGGTGTTGCCGTCGGACCCGACCGAGGGGCTCCCGACGACGATCCTCGAAGCGCTCGCCTGCGGAACGCCGGTGTACGCGACGCCGGTCTCCGGCGTGCCGGACGTGGTTCGGGACGGCGAGACCGGCTTCCACATCGCGGATCGCGACCCTGCGACGCTGCGTGACGGGATCGAGTCGATTCTCCGTCGCGACGACCTCGACGAGATCAGCGCCCGCGGACGGACGCTGATCGAGGACGAGTACAGCTTCGCGGCGGCCTGCGAGCGGTACCGGGGGATCCTCAGAGCGGTCGTCGACGATCGAGCAGACCGGGCGTAA